TCATGTCCGCCAGCGTGAAGGCGAGCTCCATCGCGGCGGTGGCCCCGGCTTCCCTGATGTGGTAGCCGGATACCGCTATCGGCGTCCAGTGCGGCAGGTGCTTGCCGCAGTATTCAAGGACGTCGACGGAAAGCTTGACGCCTGCCGCGGGCGGGAAGATGTAGGTGCCGCGGCACATATATTCCTTAAGTATGTCGTTCTGGAGGAAGAAGCCTATCGAGTTCGGGTCGATGCCGTTCTTCTTCGCGAAGGCGACGTAGAAGGCGAGCATGATTATGGAGTTCGCGTTCGCCGTCGTGCGTATCTGGCGCACCTTTTCAAAGGGGATGCCTTTGAAGAGCGCCTCAATGTCGGCGAGCGAATCTATCGCGACGCCGACCTTGCCGACTTCGCCCTCGGACATCGGGTCGTCGGAATCGTAGCCCATCTGCGTCGGCAGGTCGAGCGCGACCGAGAAGCCTGTGCCTCCCTGCTCTATGATGTAGCGGAAGCGCTTGTTGGCTTCCTCGGCGGAGGCGAAGCCCGCGTACTGCCCCATCGTCCAGAGCTTGCCGTCGCGGTACATATTCTCGCGGATGCCGCGCGTGAAGGGATAGTGCCCCGGCTCGCCGAGCTGGGCCTTGAGATCCTCTCCCTTTATATCTTCCTCTGTGTATACGCGCTTAAGCTCGTACCCCGACAGCGTCGTATGTTTCTTCTCTTCCGACATTTGTCTGTTTCCCCTTTCTGCCTTTTTGTATATTCGGGCTTCATTCGTCGATGAAGCTTATTCTCATCTTTTTGTCTGTGAATATCCGCTCGTCCATCAGCTTCAGCTTCGGAGATATCTTCGGCGCGAAGTCCATCCTCGCGAGGATGTCGCGCTCCACATCGACGCCAGGAGCTCTTTCAACCAGCTCCACTCCGTCCGCGCCGAGCCGGAAAACCGCGCGCTCCGTTATATAGAGCACCTCCTGCCCCATCTCACGCGCGTAACGCGCCGAGAAGGTGACCTGCTGGACCTTTTTGCGGAATTTCGTCTTTTCCGCGTCCTTTTCTATGACCAATCTGCCGTCGCCGGTCTTATATTCCAGCTTTCCCGCTGTGAAGGTTCCGATGAAGCAGATTTTTTTCGTGCTTTGAGTGATGTCTATAAAGCCGCCTGGCCCAGTGCAGCGCGTGCCGAATTTGGAGACGTTGACGTTGCCCTCCTCGTCGGCCTCGCCGAGTCCCAGGATCGCGGCGTCGAGCACGCCGCCGTCGTACATGTCGAGAGTATCCGTTATCGACAGGATCGCCTCCGGGTTGAACGCCGCGCCGAAGCCTACGCCGCGCACCGGCAGCCCTCCGCAGACTCCTGTCTCTATCGAGAACGTGACCTGGTGGCTTATCCCCTCTTCGTTCGCTATGTCCGCGACGCTGTCGGGCATCCCTATGCCGAGGTTTATGTAAGAGCCGCCCTTTATCTCGGACGCGGCGCGCCTTCCGCAAATCTTGCGCGGCGTGAGCGCCATCGGCTTGAGCAGGTCGAGCCTCGCTCGCACGTCGCCGATAAGTTCCGGGCGGAACGGCGAGCCGTCGTAGCACTGCGGGTGGTTCTCCGGCTTAGCGAGCACTACGTAGTCCACGAGCGCGCCAGGTATAGCCACGTGACGCGGGTCGAGGACGCCGCGCTTGAATATCCCCTTGACCTGCACGATGACGGTGCCGCCGTTGTTATGCACCGCCGCCGCCATCGCCGCCTGCTCGCTGTAGAGCGCC
The sequence above is drawn from the Cloacibacillus sp. An23 genome and encodes:
- a CDS encoding CoA-transferase; the encoded protein is MSKVISSSAAISLIRDNSVIGIGGFGGFSAPDELLREMAKSYLTHGTPKGLHAVCGVSPGDLTEDGWGLSIIKAPGLLSSIYASHVGMPPAIGRAVSSNEIAGYTVPLGVYGHLLRAMAGKTPGVITRIGLHTFCDPRLEGCRVNELAKNSGREVVSLINIDGTEYLHYKPFRIDVCIIRGSYADEYGNVSLEEEALYSEQAAMAAAVHNNGGTVIVQVKGIFKRGVLDPRHVAIPGALVDYVVLAKPENHPQCYDGSPFRPELIGDVRARLDLLKPMALTPRKICGRRAASEIKGGSYINLGIGMPDSVADIANEEGISHQVTFSIETGVCGGLPVRGVGFGAAFNPEAILSITDTLDMYDGGVLDAAILGLGEADEEGNVNVSKFGTRCTGPGGFIDITQSTKKICFIGTFTAGKLEYKTGDGRLVIEKDAEKTKFRKKVQQVTFSARYAREMGQEVLYITERAVFRLGADGVELVERAPGVDVERDILARMDFAPKISPKLKLMDERIFTDKKMRISFIDE